A portion of the Oxynema aestuarii AP17 genome contains these proteins:
- a CDS encoding RNA-guided endonuclease InsQ/TnpB family protein: protein MLKNHKLAGAIADGGFDQFRRQLEYKCEWYGSKLTLIDPWYSSSQICSNCGHQQTMPLDKRQYDCPNCHVSIDRDLNAAINVENAESSAV from the coding sequence ATGCTCAAAAATCACAAGCTGGCTGGTGCGATTGCGGATGGTGGGTTTGATCAGTTCCGTCGTCAGCTTGAGTATAAATGCGAGTGGTATGGGAGCAAATTAACATTGATTGACCCGTGGTATTCCAGTTCGCAGATCTGCTCTAACTGCGGACACCAACAAACAATGCCCCTGGACAAAAGACAGTATGACTGTCCGAACTGTCATGTCTCCATAGATCGTGACTTAAATGCGGCAATTAATGTAGAAAACGCGGAGAGCTCAGCCGTGTAA
- a CDS encoding ABC transporter ATP-binding protein, whose translation MTFQTATHTGENTSDRDGILDVELRKVFKVFDGETAVRGVDLDIQQGEFFSILGPSGCGKTTTLRLIGGFETPSAGEVMIRGKSMNQVPPYRRPVNTVFQSYALFNHMSIAENIAFGLRIGRQSKAEIEQRVKDALRLVKMESFANRFPSQLSGGQQQRVALARALVNRPAVVLLDEPLGALDLKLRKEMQVELSNLHRDLGLTFVMVTHDQEEALSLSDRIAVMHEGKIEQIGTPSAIYERPRSAFVADFIGETNLLAGRIETTNSTTLQIRTTSGLKITVELDDPWQGNGSSVVVSVRPEKINLSLSPIEDEGNCFEGRLKNIMYLGAHVHYLVELTGGDRLTVLQRNSNDPLPSTETPIYIQWLPEDSIALSHG comes from the coding sequence ATGACGTTTCAGACTGCTACCCACACCGGAGAAAATACGAGCGATCGCGATGGCATCTTGGATGTCGAATTACGCAAAGTTTTTAAAGTCTTCGATGGCGAAACAGCCGTGCGCGGCGTCGATCTCGATATCCAACAAGGAGAATTTTTTAGCATTCTCGGGCCGTCTGGCTGCGGGAAAACCACGACGTTACGCTTGATCGGAGGATTTGAAACCCCTTCGGCGGGAGAAGTGATGATTCGCGGCAAGTCGATGAATCAGGTTCCTCCCTACCGCCGTCCCGTCAATACGGTATTTCAGAGCTACGCCCTGTTCAACCACATGAGCATTGCCGAAAATATCGCCTTCGGCTTGCGCATCGGACGCCAAAGTAAAGCGGAAATCGAACAGCGCGTTAAAGATGCCTTGCGCTTGGTGAAAATGGAGTCATTCGCCAATCGTTTTCCCTCCCAGCTTTCCGGCGGTCAACAGCAACGGGTAGCCCTGGCGCGGGCGCTGGTCAACCGTCCGGCGGTGGTCTTACTCGACGAACCGCTAGGGGCGTTGGACTTGAAATTACGCAAGGAAATGCAGGTCGAACTGTCCAATTTACATCGGGATTTGGGCTTGACCTTCGTGATGGTCACTCACGATCAAGAAGAAGCCTTGAGTTTGTCCGATCGCATCGCCGTCATGCACGAGGGCAAAATCGAGCAAATTGGCACGCCTAGCGCCATCTACGAACGTCCCCGAAGCGCTTTCGTTGCGGATTTTATCGGCGAAACGAATTTATTAGCCGGACGGATTGAAACAACAAACTCCACCACGTTACAAATTCGTACCACGAGCGGTTTGAAAATCACCGTGGAATTAGACGATCCGTGGCAGGGGAACGGGAGTTCGGTGGTGGTCAGCGTCCGACCGGAGAAAATTAATTTGAGTTTGTCGCCAATTGAAGACGAGGGGAATTGTTTTGAAGGACGGCTAAAAAATATTATGTATTTGGGGGCGCACGTCCATTATTTGGTGGAGTTGACGGGCGGCGATCGCCTCACCGTGCTACAGCGCAATAGTAACGATCCTTTACCTTCTACAGAAACCCCCATTTACATTCAATGGCTGCCGGAGGACAGTATCGCCTTAA
- a CDS encoding helix-turn-helix domain-containing protein: protein MAKHAGVARHPWNWGLATCKEILEAGGKLPTAIDLHKKLVAEVKSQNPGYYEVSKCSPQEALRHLNKAFKRVGQVNGTGFPKFKKKNLKESFYLEGSIKVSGDWVKLPRIGWVKSHEQLPLVHPKTSL from the coding sequence ATGGCGAAACATGCAGGAGTCGCTCGACACCCTTGGAATTGGGGACTCGCTACCTGTAAGGAAATATTAGAAGCCGGAGGTAAACTGCCAACCGCCATAGACTTACACAAAAAATTAGTCGCCGAGGTAAAAAGTCAGAATCCTGGGTACTATGAAGTCTCCAAATGTAGCCCTCAAGAAGCATTGCGTCACCTCAATAAAGCGTTTAAGCGAGTTGGGCAAGTCAACGGAACAGGTTTCCCCAAGTTTAAAAAAAAGAATCTCAAAGAGAGTTTTTACCTGGAAGGAAGCATTAAAGTTTCCGGTGATTGGGTGAAGCTACCTCGGATCGGTTGGGTAAAAAGCCACGAACAGTTACCGCTAGTCCATCCTAAAACGTCATTATAA
- a CDS encoding transposase, giving the protein MSDSKIYPNPKAYRQARKKLAKLQKELSHRQKGGKNREKTKLKLAKAHRCIADIRADHLHKLTTYLVKNHGEVKSEK; this is encoded by the coding sequence CTGAGCGATAGTAAAATCTATCCCAATCCGAAAGCTTATCGTCAGGCCAGGAAAAAACTAGCCAAACTCCAGAAAGAACTAAGCCACCGTCAAAAAGGAGGTAAAAACCGAGAAAAAACTAAACTCAAGTTAGCTAAAGCCCACCGATGCATCGCCGATATTAGAGCCGACCATCTACACAAGTTAACAACTTACTTAGTCAAAAACCACGGCGAAGTAAAAAGTGAAAAGTGA